A genomic region of Spirochaetales bacterium contains the following coding sequences:
- a CDS encoding DUF4349 domain-containing protein yields MNIKRQIIIPAIVFGLLISGCSPKYESWDEPYEPGEYEREEGVAGYTGELDSEIETADEAVGDMLLKKEKSSEKGGKDDADTGGTKEKPGERKRVYFGFLKLLVDSIKDTKSSISTMAEETGGYVESSYGEVIIIRVPKEQFEEVFSLLKEYGEVVDKSIETYDVTEFFQDLTAHLAISEKTRNRLYDLLEKTTDVKERLKILKEIKRLTEEIERIKLTLESIKRLIAFSRITIELEQRLSDLSGEDKRAIPFPWIAALDPFYTTIDELDGKPTIEVGDDFAVFDKRKYYFAESTEGIRLRAGTTRNYPEGDGAFWQQALVHHLSPFYGSATPLVLGDVNAVLFESKDPEPFYYLVGVFVKERKIHVIEVLFPTPESFKKKGEVVYGYIKECRIQ; encoded by the coding sequence ATGAACATTAAAAGACAGATAATCATCCCGGCAATAGTATTCGGGCTTCTCATCTCGGGATGTTCCCCAAAATACGAATCATGGGATGAGCCATACGAACCAGGTGAATATGAAAGGGAGGAAGGGGTAGCCGGCTATACGGGCGAACTGGATTCCGAAATTGAAACTGCCGATGAAGCCGTAGGGGATATGCTGCTTAAAAAGGAAAAAAGCAGCGAGAAAGGCGGAAAAGACGACGCGGATACCGGGGGAACAAAGGAAAAACCCGGGGAACGCAAGCGTGTATACTTCGGATTTCTCAAACTTCTGGTCGACAGTATCAAGGATACGAAAAGCAGCATCTCGACAATGGCGGAAGAGACCGGGGGCTATGTCGAATCCTCATACGGTGAAGTGATCATCATCCGCGTCCCGAAAGAACAATTTGAAGAGGTATTCTCTTTACTCAAGGAATACGGCGAGGTGGTGGACAAATCGATCGAAACCTATGATGTAACGGAATTTTTCCAGGATCTCACAGCACATCTGGCAATTTCCGAGAAAACGAGAAACAGGCTTTATGATCTGCTTGAAAAAACAACCGACGTGAAGGAACGCCTTAAAATCCTCAAGGAAATCAAGCGTCTGACGGAAGAGATCGAACGGATAAAGCTCACCCTTGAAAGCATCAAGCGTCTCATCGCCTTCTCGCGAATTACCATCGAACTGGAACAGAGGCTATCCGACCTTTCCGGGGAAGACAAGCGCGCCATCCCCTTTCCCTGGATAGCGGCCCTCGATCCCTTCTATACAACGATAGACGAACTCGACGGGAAACCGACAATCGAAGTGGGCGACGATTTCGCGGTTTTTGATAAACGAAAGTACTATTTCGCTGAAAGTACGGAGGGGATCCGTCTTCGGGCGGGCACAACCCGCAATTACCCGGAAGGAGACGGGGCGTTCTGGCAACAGGCGCTCGTCCATCACCTCTCCCCCTTCTACGGGAGTGCCACCCCCCTGGTATTGGGTGATGTCAACGCGGTGTTGTTCGAAAGCAAGGACCCCGAACCGTTTTATTACCTCGTCGGGGTGTTTGTAAAGGAGAGAAAAATCCATGTTATCGAGGTACTTTTTCCCACCCCCGAATCTTTCAAAAAGAAGGGTGAGGTCGTCTACGGCTATATAAAGGAGTGTCGCATACAATGA
- a CDS encoding DUF4349 domain-containing protein: protein MKKLLSTVLFGVIIFFALEAACGEEYRKVTIRATVIVFQPEELQNRIIGWIEEHGGYFLLRSNEFLSLRLPTEAETGFRHYIENLDGEVTAIDIESEDLREEILNLRSGIKSREDILAKNIALFGRADVEATLGIEKELVLLLNEIESLKGRLNKLETERKYLFSEISFVFKRTSLPEKIPSSFDWINTLNLYRFKKEGLPHEK from the coding sequence ATGAAAAAACTATTATCGACGGTACTCTTTGGCGTTATTATCTTCTTCGCGCTGGAGGCAGCCTGCGGTGAAGAATACCGGAAGGTAACTATACGTGCGACGGTGATCGTTTTCCAGCCGGAAGAACTGCAAAACCGGATAATCGGCTGGATCGAAGAACACGGGGGATATTTTCTTCTCAGATCGAACGAATTTCTCTCGTTGAGACTCCCGACTGAAGCGGAAACGGGATTCAGGCACTATATTGAAAACCTGGACGGGGAGGTAACGGCTATCGATATCGAGAGTGAGGATCTCCGGGAGGAAATACTGAATCTCCGTTCGGGTATAAAAAGCAGGGAAGATATTCTCGCAAAAAACATAGCCCTCTTTGGAAGGGCGGATGTGGAGGCGACCCTCGGTATCGAGAAGGAACTCGTCCTGCTGTTGAACGAAATCGAAAGCCTCAAAGGCAGGCTGAATAAACTGGAAACGGAACGGAAATATCTTTTCTCCGAAATATCCTTTGTGTTCAAACGAACATCGCTTCCGGAGAAAATTCCTTCGTCGTTCGACTGGATCAACACCCTGAACCTCTACCGGTTCAAAAAGGAAGGACTGCCCCATGAAAAATAA